A window from Leptothermofonsia sichuanensis E412 encodes these proteins:
- a CDS encoding peptidoglycan-binding protein translates to MLRVRDVIEKGDTGLVRGLSLQIIAVMNSVVPNALVSFDDLNVDIAGNQINPFLQPTARESLRIAIKERGSKLLVNSAYRTIAQQYLLRKQFEQGLFGITAAAFPGSSNHEGGLALDVEDPDGWEPFFEPQNWIRLGRDFDYPHYDYRFSAAIRQDLGRIGIRAFQRLWNQHNLGDRIAEDGSFGPQTEARLAESPIDGFGLVFARALRFQEPRLEGDDVAKLQEALMKNKLAPAAIKVTGIFDMATELAVKQFQQATKQLSVDGIVGPATLMALGLS, encoded by the coding sequence ATGTTACGAGTCAGAGATGTAATCGAAAAAGGTGACACAGGTTTAGTCAGAGGTTTGAGTCTACAAATTATTGCTGTCATGAATTCTGTTGTGCCAAATGCACTAGTCAGTTTTGATGACCTGAATGTAGACATTGCAGGCAATCAAATCAATCCATTCCTGCAACCAACTGCACGAGAATCACTGCGAATTGCCATTAAAGAACGTGGCAGCAAATTACTCGTCAACTCTGCCTATCGCACAATTGCCCAGCAGTATCTACTTCGCAAGCAGTTTGAGCAAGGGCTATTTGGCATCACTGCCGCTGCTTTCCCTGGTTCAAGTAACCACGAAGGGGGGCTGGCACTCGATGTGGAAGATCCGGATGGTTGGGAACCCTTTTTTGAGCCACAGAACTGGATTCGATTGGGGCGGGATTTTGACTACCCCCATTACGACTACCGGTTTTCAGCCGCTATTCGGCAAGATTTAGGCAGAATCGGGATTCGAGCCTTTCAACGGCTGTGGAATCAGCACAATCTAGGCGATCGCATTGCTGAAGACGGCAGCTTTGGACCACAAACTGAAGCCCGCTTGGCTGAATCTCCAATTGATGGCTTTGGGCTAGTGTTTGCACGGGCATTGCGATTTCAGGAACCCCGGTTAGAGGGTGATGATGTTGCCAAACTCCAGGAAGCACTGATGAAAAACAAGCTTGCTCCTGCGGCGATTAAAGTGACTGGCATCTTTGATATGGCAACAGAATTGGCAGTCAAGCAGTTTCAGCAAGCAACCAAGCAACTATCAGTGGATGGCATTGTCGGACCCGCTACCTTGATGGCACTTGGCTTATCGTGA